In a genomic window of Bombina bombina isolate aBomBom1 chromosome 8, aBomBom1.pri, whole genome shotgun sequence:
- the AP5B1 gene encoding AP-5 complex subunit beta-1: MAERSNTSWSREVASFCSSPKLFLTSNSVEVFLDELLKGLHNESVHEQTKILMLDLFLEFPSLLFPDQKAAKDTAEILMIMIQQKSNSVKSMTLRCHLLLAIETVLITTDNFNSNCNTAQEFASLLFLIISDINDKKQGISNRPLRITACECLRELETCYPGFLSQRIEKLYSLQQHEFSPVHQSYTLLYSVALKNAIQILAQKEGPSDGSLKSMLMGNESFFWSTTEDLRDLRPACGEQFLLLPSNTETKELKSILALLLEDSYLFTPVAQNSLFWQIIQVVAMVRTISPVIFKSQLVRLFGTKDVSFFHSILQMKAVFTDSLFTAEDENFLLQRLVGMTQHPLLCTPLKLFYLDCLLHFPENRPLNSNPEENLPVLLTPQMTSSLFPTIFNDSSTMLCRQNLLSMVFLENEGFHSERGIGLLFEHMMSLYNMVHKNNNREITTTFFRTVFLFVRYFNYCEKYMESLTKSLIELYKSDSALAPYFINLINQMQNLLEFHTWPVSLLKALQKQIVDLTVDKHNMTFLEWHLKILSRVAQENIITQKSTVLFLKRVVLHSDICQKGDWRTGNAILSVCKHVLQHQHLNSVFMDVANLLQYLVHRFEDIDIQDRARLYYILLTNVSSDKLGKILTMSPSGSQSKTRSLSSIMTESENFSTLLTIQNTEKPILNLSPICKDSNGPLFCSEDPTVENLITSHFLEDYYEQLNGLRSCLLSLKYLLSFKGNIAPKYHKLFCIALQFELTDCNYEPISGINIPCLLIDKEPTKVSIHLVPKEPYPSVLLVTATYSTQDGMTYCTKLEPLHIKFSELFIPLPLPTSWSPEAGHQLFDRLWEKFQPGESSQSEESIFCYEMSEKLLNILMLSYFSNFVISYHSDVYKVGLCLPPQFHILMIVKAQDGTAIFSIRTDNWKFLPYLNTYLLDVTSQK; encoded by the coding sequence ATTTTAATGCTGGACCTCTTTTTAGAATTCCCATCACTTCTCTTTCCTGATCAGAAGGCTGCAAAAGATACAGCGGAGATATTAATGATTATGATACAGCAGAAATCAAACTCTGTTAAAAGTATGACATTAAGATGTCATCTCTTACTAGCAATTGAAACAGTTTTAATTACAACTGACAACTTCAATTCTAACTGTAACACCGCACAAGAGTTTGCATCCTTGTTGTTTCTCATTATATCTGACATCAATGACAAGAAGCAAGGAATATCTAATAGGCCACTACGCATCACAGCTTGTGAATGTCTTCGGGAACTGGAAACCTGTTACCCTGGATTTCTTTCTCAGAGGATCGAAAAGTTGTATTCCTTGCAGCAACATGAGTTTTCTCCTGTACATCAGTCATACACCCTACTATACAGTGTTGCACTAAAGAATGCAATACAGATTTTAGCTCAGAAAGAGGGTCCTTCAGATGGGTCTTTGAAGAGTATGCTGATGGGtaatgaaagctttttttggagTACCACAGAAGATCTGAGGGATCTACGACCTGCTTGTGGTGAACAGTTTCTGCTACTCCCATCAAATACTGAAACAAAAGAATTAAAGTCCATTTTAGCTCTTCTTCTAGAAGACTCCTATCTTTTTACACCGGTGGCCCAAAATTCTCTGTTTTGGCAAATAATTCAAGTTGTGGCTATGGTTCGTACTATATCACCTGTGATTTTTAAGTCTCAGCTTGTTCGGCTGTTTGGTACGAAGGACGTGTCATTTTTTCACAGCATTCTACAAATGAAAGCAGTTTTTACAGATAGTCTGTTCACCGCAGAAGATGAGAACTTTCTTCTCCAGAGACTTGTAGGCATGACCCAACATCCACTTCTCTGTACACCattaaaactcttttatttagactGCCTTTTACATTTTCCAGAAAATCGACCTCTTAATTCAAACCCTGAAGAAAATTTACCTGTCCTGCTCACACCTCAAATGACTTCCTCATTGTTTCCTACTATTTTTAATGATTCTAGCACAATGTTATGCAGACAAAATTTACTAAGTATGGTGTTCCTTGAAAATGAAGGGTTCCATTCTGAGAGGGGAATAGGATTACTTTTCGAACACATGATGTCTCTTTATAACATGGTTCATAAGAATAACAACAGAGAGATAACTACAACGTTTTTTCGCACAGTATTTTTATTTGTAAGGTATTTTAATTACTGTGAAAAATACATGGAAAGTCTTACAAAAAGCCTTATAGAGCTATATAAAAGTGACAGCGCCTTAGCACCATATTTTATCAACCTTATTAATCAGATGCAGAATTTACTTGAATTCCACACATGGCCAGTTTCTTTATTGAAGGCTTTGCAAAAGCAGATTGTAGATCTCACAGTTGATAAACATAATATGACATTCCTTGAATGGCACCTTAAGATCCTTTCAAGAGTTGCCCAGGAAAATATAATTACACAAAAAAGTACAGTTCTCTTTCTGAAGCGTGTTGTTTTACATTCTGATATATGTCAGAAAGGGGACTGGAGGACAGGTAACGCTATACTGTCTGTGTGTAAGCATGTGCTTCAGCATCAACATCTTAATTCCGTGTTTATGGATGTGGCAAATCTCTTGCAGTATCTGGTTCACCGATTTGAAGACATTGATATTCAAGATCGGGCAAGATTATATTACATCCTTTTAACAAATGTTTCTAGTGACAAACTCGGAAAAATATTAACCATGTCGCCAAGTGGGAGTCAATCTAAAACAAGGTCTCTGTCCTCTATTATGACAGAAAGCGAGAACTTCTCCACTCTACTAACGATTCAAAACACAGAGAAACCAATACTTAACTTGTCTCCAATTTGTAAGGATTCAAATGGTCCTCTGTTTTGTTCAGAAGATCCAACAGTGGAAAATTTAATAACCAGCCATTTTCTTGAAGATTATTATGAACAGTTAAATGGCCTCCGTTCGTGTTTACTTTCTTTGAAATACCTTTTATCATTTAAAGGGAACATTGCACCTAAATATCATAAACTCTTTTGTATTGCGCTTCAGTTTGAGTTGACGGATTGTAATTATGAGCCTATAAGTGGCATTAATATTCCATGCCTCTTAATTGATAAGGAACCAACCAAGGTATCTATACATTTAGTACCTAAAGAACCTTATCCATCTGTCTTGCTTGTTACTGCTACATACAGTACCCAGGATGGTATGACATACTGTACAAAGCTGGAACCACTGCACATTAAGTTTTCTGAATTGTTTATTCCATTACCTTTGCCAACTTCTTGGTCTCCAGAGGCTGGACATCAGCTTTTTGACAGACTGTGGGAAAAATTTCAGCCAGGAGAATCCAGCCAGAGCGAGGAAAGCATATTTTGTTATGAGATGTCAGAAAAATTACTCAACATTCTCATGCTTTCTTATTTTTCCAACTTTGTTATCTCGTACCACTCTGATGTATACAAGGTTGGTTTGTGTTTGCCACCACAGTTTCACATATTAATGATTGTTAAAGCCCAAGATGGCACTGCTATATTCAGTATTAGGACAGATAACTGGAAGTTTCTTCCCTATTTAAACACTTACCTTCTTGATGTTACATCACAGAAATAA